In the Entelurus aequoreus isolate RoL-2023_Sb linkage group LG21, RoL_Eaeq_v1.1, whole genome shotgun sequence genome, AATAATTTCTCTGCACAGATTCGTGGACAACAATCCACTCCTCCAGGGACCCTCCCTCCCGTAGAGTGGGTCAAGCTCaaagtcatcaaacgcaagtggacggagcccaggtggactggtcccttcaaggtcgtggaacggacgtctcacgcccttcgactagctggtaaaggggacacctggtaccacctctccctctgcactcctgctgaagaacctgatagatcaccagcggatgtcattgctgacatagccacatcatctgccccactcgaccccctagcagcgccttttgagcctgaggcagctgaagaagaacgggagcagaaaacgactcatttttagtgggtgtgttaacgaagtaacacacataaggggtgatcgtgctagtaacctctccccctctaggtcatagaagagcgaggctttaattacacacacataatcctacagcccagaagacgacgctgagagagagattttctacctatattactctttttaacttctatattgtatatccttatttgagaccagcctttatactcgaagttatccaatttctcttgcttgttttcagcataactatctgtgtcgttatattaagtgaaaagtttgatgtttatccccgtttcgttacctgaattactctgattttgatagtcgaaaagcaggatgttacgcccagaagtatttcctgacggattggtgtttaggcttgttctactgttcttgtgcctcagtccttccttcccgacgacagtgactgacaagtgtcttagaacatacggcggacttgaaatagactgggttaggggggacagcaagacttatttttttgacctgtgcagtgtgattaaatgCGGGGGGAAAAATAGTTTGTACCGTAGTAGTAACCTCTATCTTTGTTACGACATAAAACTGAATCATTGGTGTCGgaagcagacaacatactctagtGGGTGGTGCCCCTCATGGACGAGTGTAACCCACTACACAGGGCCCTCTTTTTACCATTACCGCCTACCTCTACTATTACAAGTTATTCAGAGAGGGATGACCTTTCAGAGGAATTTTGATCGTTCCCAGAATCCCCTTGCACTTACAATTATCGGAATGGGTGTTGTGCcaagtcccttttatgttgttttgggggttgaacaGGCTGGTACGGACCCTAAAgggattattaaaattaatatccTTGAGAGGGCATTAACTACCTTTgccccctctgtagcacctaaagtgccACTCCACCTCGGTGACGTTACAAAAGCTCTCACATCTGTGTatactaatgacatcaccactgaagacctggtagctttgaccttaggagcaggtgcaggcaacctatggctcaggtggatgactagcatggctaagagccaaaacctgggtgactgtgttgcttgttccgctggacgtccttttccccacacttaccccgccccttttaagttgactgacataaatggctcaaactgtcttatttccttgttctctgaacccacgccaccagggtgcgatttgttggctagtgtgtaccctcctgttgacaattccacccgacttcttccatttgtggcccaaaagctgaattacacgtgttttcaattcaaaggaccctcttcgtcccccaacaaattgggtgatattaacccttcctggtgcaccacactgatagatggctcaaggataggcccttgggcacgagctgacttattctggtattgtggggagcacagattgtacattagaatcccaaagtcatccgtagggctttgtgctatggttagactggtgaccccactcaccctagtgggtaccaaattaactccccttgtaactcctgtctcagcggcctctctaacttctcgccgacgccgccatgttttatctcgaaggagtgtaaagggctcctttgatctgatgagaaaccctgatggtgtttactttgatgcaattggacaaccaagaggggtcccctcacaacacaaattgtggtgtgaatcctgtgcaggtttcgagaaccttcctatcattggtgctattttccctgtgactgctactaaaaatgttgaacgcattaactatgttttttataatctgttgagactgaccaacctgactcgtgacgccgttgagggacttgctgaacaacttgccccgacctctctcatggccatccagaaccgcatagcccttgaccgcatcctagccaaggaagaaggcgtgtgtgcaatgtttggtgaccaatgctgtaccttcattcctaacaacactgcaccagatggctcagttcagagggccttagagggcctccaggccctgtctaaggaacttactgaagtttcaggggtctctgacccctttaaagattggctccaaagcacatttggcaggtggactgacctaattaagtctgtcctggtctccattggagttttcttggccattatagcctcttgcggttgctttatcgccccttgtgctaagtctctatgcacccgcatcattgttagagctgtagaaggtcaaccccaccctgtttctgggctcgttatgtctttgaagggggtcaagcaaaatggagactttcgagaattgttgatttccttccctgaccatgacgacattgacgtggactccctccatctgtcatccatgtaaatatgctgttgttttattgctagcttgctcaaagaaaaaaaactacagcacctactttaatgtggggcgtgctttagaggtgttgctctcgtaggagagatcttttggataagatctgaagggggattgtagataatgcatatgtttaagagctatttctttattcataatcatgtttgaatcagctcatttctttccttaattttactctgtatactagtttctctttgtcttcagattgcctggttagatagggtcgtaaaccatcaggaatgtgaacacaacccccaagtctctcttcttatcagtgttggggggaggggaaaggcgggctttctttgtgtgaaaagagttgcttttggcctgtggaaggccagatcaacttgggctacgcatttggatgtgttgttcgaggctggtctctattctcaaatatttgacaataaaattagaaaatacctattctgtgattggtgtatattcgagatcagtttatgtgtcatctaagtaacttgggactgaccagcgttttacatcccactaggaggaacatctggtcaaacgcaacaatatatatatatatatatatatatatatatatatatatatatatatatatatatatatatatatatatatatatatatgtgtgtgtatatatatgtgtgtatatatgtatatatgtgtatatatgtatatatgtgtatatatatatatatatatatatatatatatatatatatatatatgtgtatatatatatatatatgtgtatatatatatatgtatatatatatatatatatatgtgtatatatatgtatatatatatatatatatatatatatgtgtgtatatatatatatacacatatatatatatatatatatatacacatatatatatatatatatatatatatatatatgtgtgtatatatatatatacacatatatatatatatatatatatatatacacacatatatatatatatatatatatatatatatatatatatatatatatatatatgtgtgtgtatatatatatatgtatatatatatatatatatatatatatgtatgtatatatatatatatatatgtgtatatatatatatatgtgtatatatatatgtatatatatatatatgtgtatatatatatatatatatatatatatatatatatatatatatatatatatatatatatatatatgtatgtatatatatatatatatatatatatatgtatatatatatatatatatatatacatatatatatatatatacacatatatatatatacatatatgtatatatatatgtatatatatatatatatatatatatatatatatatatatatgtgtatgtatatatatatatatatatatatatatatatatatatatatatgtgtatatatatatatgtatatatatatatatatatgtgtatatatatatatatatatatatatatatatatatatatgtgtgtatatatatatatatatatatatatatatatatatatatatatatatatatatatatatatatatatatacacacatatatatatatacacatatatatatatatatatatatatatatatatatatatatatatatatatatatatatatatatatatatatatatatatataaatatatatgtcttaattagattatccaaaaaaaatagtgctcgataccgtggtagagcgtaatatgtatgtgtggggaaaatcacaagactatttcaaaagtatcgatataaaccaaaaaacggtgtgtggggggtgcaagcatcactttcagatgtttttgattacttacttaacttactatgtgcttggacacccctgtacctggcagagtatagagctggcccagtcacgtgacaggagacagcgaatgagcgtggtcaacgtgcaacacacacacagccggccgacagcgttgttacttttcctgaacagcaatctgagacttcagtaaagtgtgacgtgtgacgacatatctcgagtacactaaaggtgtgatggtgtcagacatttttgtagataatttttccaagtttcattctttcgtatgcaggtttataggacaaggaaatcctagtttattgtgataaggaaattattgactttgcttcagagaagtgttataagtttacttccacaaagagacataacattgttatgaataatagttttttaaagttttttctaCCAATGCTTTTTTTTGAGGAATAAGAAAAGGgaaaattttatatttttgtttatatttaattaatttttcatatttatgttatttattttaattttacttttattatatattgaccttaataaatgtggtataaattgtctgtatttgtcttgtgatttgtcttaaataataacaatagtaataatatttttgactgacaaaaattgccaatgagaaattaatggtatcggtatcgattaaaattagggatgtccgataatggctttttgccgatatccgatattcggatattgtccaactctttaattaccgataccgatatcaaccgataccgatataaacagtcgtggaattaacacattattatgcctaatttggacaaccaggtatggtgaagataaggttgttttttttttaaataaaataaaataagataaataaattaaaaacattttcttgaaaacaaaagaaagtaaaacaatataaaaacagttacatagaaactagtaattaatgaaaatgagtaaaattaactgttaaaggttagtactattagtggaccagcagcacgcacaatcatgtgtgcttacggactgtatcccttgcagactgtattgatatatgttgatatataatgtaggaaccagaatattaataacagaaataaacaacccttttgtgtgaatgagtgtaaatgggggagggagtttttttgggttggtgcactaattgtaagtgtatcttgtgttttttatgttgatttaataaaataaaaaaaaaacgattccgataattaaaaaaaccgataccgatcatttccgatattacattttaaagcatttatcgacatctctaattaaaatgcaagaaaaagtatcggtatcgtatcaaatcctaaaagtgtggtatcgcccatccctagtatgCAGATAGTTTGCTAATATTCCTTTCCAATATCAAAGTGTCAGGTATGACATGGTTATGAACATGGAATACGTTGAGAAGTTTCAAAGATGCTCCAAAAAAACTCACCTGTGAGGAGGTCCAGGTTTGGCAGCGGTTCAGACAACACTCCTCTGCATTGTTCCTCCACCGGTAGAGGAAGAACCATGAGGCCGTCAGCTAACTGGGGGAAGTCCTTAATGAAGTTGTTATCTCTAAAGGAggttggcacaaaaaaaaaaaaaaaaaaaaaaaaaagtatgttaaaCCTGTGGTGCATACTAATCTCTTTTAGAGTGCAGCTTTATGTACGTGCAAATAAGTAGTAATGGAGTAATATGTTTATTACTGTGGCTGCAGCTTTAACACATGGAGCTCAGCATAAAATAAAGCATGCTTAAGGACAAAAAGGATACCGTCTAAAACATTCATGCAAAACTGTTTTGATCAACGCTCCATGAAATATGAGAGGGGCCCTTTCAGAAAATAAACACTCATAATGGatagtgtgtgcatgtgtgtgcatgtgtgtgtgttatatgcTCCACTTTTGTCCCGCAGATAAACTGCTTTGGGCTTTCATTTCCCCCGACAAAAAAAGACTTGAGTTGTCCCGCTGCATTCTGGGAGCTGGGTGTGCAGCAGCAGCAAACTATTCCCCACAATAATCCACTTCTGCAAGGCTGAGGAAACGCGTGCCGCGGACACTCCGGGGACTTTGATTCACTCTTTGTGGTATCCATGTTTCATCCTCTCTCATTGCTTTCTCAGCCTGCTGCGAGGCAACGTACATCTGACTCAAAGCAGGGGGAGGAAGAGGAGCTGGGAAGAGATAACGGGGGCttaatgcactgattgaaaggAAGTCGGGTCTATATCGGCGTGCAGGATCAAAAGTTCATATGTCGCTTTAAGGACTTCCTGGAACATAGATTGAAATATTAGCCAAGATTTTGAGTAATAATGTTGTCattcaaaaaaaaagacaattaaataaaATGTGCCTACTTTGGTCAACTATTTCATTACATTTGTATTtgatttgttttgttattttttaataagTCTCAATGGAAGCTGAAATTGTCGTTTTGTTTGTCGGGAATAGtcaagaaaaagtttttttttttttttttttttttttaccatttactgtACTTTTTCCCCCCACTAATTATGTACATTTGATTTTAAGGAATTAAGGAAATAAGATATTGGTTTTCATTGGTTGGTTTGTATTTTGTATTGATGAATCGTTATTTTGTTATTCTTCTAACACAGGTCTCATATAAAGCTGGAATTGTCTTTTTGGTTTTCAGAAAAATGGACAAGAAATTTGTGGCATCTAAATTGTTTTACTCTTTACTGtaagttttttttccccacttcCTTTTCTACAATTAATTTTCCATTAACAAGACATTTGTTTTCATTGATTTAGATGTATCTCTTCTTTATTTAAAATAGGGACATCACATATTAATGAACATATGCACGATTAATTATGGActttaagccgctactttttttccctacgctttgaaccctgtggcttataaaatggtgcggcaaatttatggatttttcttcgctgtggccataatgtttttaattcaacaaatatttcataaaacacaagcctccgatgaggtggcgacttgtacagggtgATTTATTAATCATTATTTTGTGATTCTTTTAACACAAGTCTCATATAAACCTGGAATTGTCTTTTTGGTTTTCTGAAAAATGGACAAGAAATTGTTTTGTGATATCTAAATGGTTTTACTATTTACTGCATGCTATTTTTCCCCGCTTCATTTTGTACAATTGCGTTTTTGAAGTATATAAgtaattaataacacatttattttcATTGATTTAGATGTATTTTTTCTTTATATAAAATGGGGACAgcacacattaatgaacatatgcaCGGCCGTTACTTAttttctacgctttgaaccctgtggcttataaaatggtgcggccaatttatggatttttcttc is a window encoding:
- the trim32 gene encoding E3 ubiquitin-protein ligase TRIM32 isoform X3; this translates as MLRPEVFPDGLVFRLVLLFLCLSPSFPTTVTDKCLRTYGGLEIDWVRGDSKTYFFDLCSVIKCGGKNSLYRSSNLYLCYDIKLNHWCRKQTTYSSGWCPSWTSVTHYTGPSFYHYRLPLLLQVIQRGMTFQRNFDRSQNPLALTIIGMGVVPSPFYVVLGVEQAGTDPKGIIKINILERALTTFAPSVAPKVPLHLGDVTKALTSVYTNDITTEDLVALTLGAGAGNLWLRWMTSMAKSQNLGDCVACSAGRPFPHTYPAPFKLTDINGSNCLISLFSEPTPPGCDLLASVYPPVDNSTRLLPFVAQKLNYTCFQFKGPSSSPNKLGDINPSWCTTLIDGSRIGPWARADLFWYCGEHRLYIRIPKSSVGLCAMVRLVTPLTLVGTKLTPLVTPVSAASLTSRRRRHVLSRRSVKGSFDLMRNPDGVYFDAIGQPRGVPSQHKLWCESCAGFENLPIIGAIFPVTATKNVERINYVFYNLLRLTNLTRDAVEGLAEQLAPTSLMAIQNRIALDRILAKEEGVCAMFGDQCCTFIPNNTAPDGSVQRALEGLQALSKELTEVSGVSDPFKDWLQSTFGRWTDLIKSVLVSIGVFLAIIASCGCFIAPCAKSLCTRIIVRAVEGQPHPVSGLVMSLKGVKQNGDFRELLISFPDHDDIDVDSLHLSSM